One stretch of Eggerthella lenta DSM 2243 DNA includes these proteins:
- a CDS encoding extracellular solute-binding protein, whose protein sequence is MKALKRAGKAAKTFASIVLAGSLVGIGLVGCSGEAMGNASGRDDEIVLTVSKCQTKELPQELLDEMTNRHPNLRFEFDTYSNSNYSAQIVTELEQRDIPDILINTRNQDLTEDLEHNLVDLAAYDFSSEYLPSVLDRMTIDGSLYYLPGYLTLAGFFYNKDLFAEHGWEAPQSLEELIALNEQAKAEGIRLMAYSMELTGQRFLQLTNIASAQFLHTPQGSSWEQDYLAGEASMVGTFGPFMDEYRLWLDSGLISADDLSLSNSDAAEMFANGDVAMIYGVANNVKTTDFDFDLGQAPFLARGEGEDNGWYLYAVSSYYGINKKLEEPGNEEKLAIALEMFDLMSTPEGQSMFTDGAEGRYPATRKADGELHAPLLSDYRNVVDRNNLVELAAYTAPLLLGGEALGGYIAGTVSAEEALQACDEAMKSNKSETQIGDVVAHIERDLSREETVRYFADAFREYGGTDLCLMLPGGMADGQMHPYGISGKLYEGELHANELTVLLPNAGKPVPTLATARISGEDLRAVLESGRTFERKDASKEALAPFRYEVSGAEVDYDADRKVRSLKVNGVEVADEDVFTVTYFDGAVETSRLTDAAVSDVKPVPAFTACKAAR, encoded by the coding sequence GTGAAAGCGTTGAAGAGAGCCGGTAAGGCGGCGAAGACGTTCGCGTCGATCGTGCTAGCGGGGTCGCTGGTCGGCATCGGACTGGTCGGCTGTTCCGGCGAGGCTATGGGCAATGCGTCCGGACGCGACGATGAGATAGTGCTGACGGTATCGAAATGCCAGACCAAGGAGCTGCCGCAGGAGCTGTTGGACGAGATGACCAATCGCCACCCCAACCTGCGCTTCGAGTTCGATACGTATTCGAACAGCAACTATTCCGCGCAGATCGTCACCGAGCTCGAGCAGCGCGATATCCCCGATATCCTGATCAACACGCGCAATCAGGATCTGACCGAGGATTTGGAGCATAATCTGGTGGATCTCGCGGCGTACGATTTTTCCAGCGAGTACCTTCCCAGCGTTCTCGATCGCATGACCATCGACGGCAGCCTCTACTATCTGCCGGGTTACCTGACGCTTGCAGGGTTCTTCTACAACAAGGACCTTTTCGCCGAGCACGGCTGGGAGGCGCCTCAGTCGCTCGAGGAACTCATTGCCCTCAACGAGCAGGCGAAGGCGGAGGGCATCCGGCTTATGGCGTACTCGATGGAGCTGACGGGTCAACGCTTCCTGCAGCTGACCAATATCGCTTCGGCGCAGTTTCTGCACACGCCGCAGGGGTCGTCTTGGGAACAGGATTATCTTGCGGGCGAAGCGAGCATGGTGGGCACGTTCGGGCCTTTCATGGACGAGTATCGGCTTTGGCTCGACAGCGGATTGATTTCGGCTGACGACCTTTCCCTGTCGAATTCGGACGCCGCGGAGATGTTCGCGAACGGTGACGTGGCCATGATCTACGGCGTTGCCAACAACGTGAAGACCACTGATTTCGACTTCGATTTGGGCCAAGCTCCGTTCCTTGCGAGAGGCGAGGGCGAAGATAACGGCTGGTACCTGTATGCGGTCAGCTCGTACTACGGTATTAACAAGAAGCTGGAAGAGCCGGGCAACGAGGAGAAGCTGGCCATAGCGCTGGAGATGTTCGACCTGATGAGCACCCCCGAGGGCCAGAGCATGTTCACGGATGGCGCGGAAGGGCGATATCCGGCCACGAGAAAGGCGGACGGCGAGCTCCACGCGCCGCTTTTGAGCGATTACCGCAACGTGGTCGACCGCAATAACCTTGTGGAGTTGGCGGCTTACACTGCGCCGCTCTTGCTGGGAGGAGAGGCGCTGGGCGGGTACATCGCTGGCACCGTCAGCGCCGAGGAAGCGTTGCAGGCCTGCGACGAGGCTATGAAGTCCAACAAGTCGGAAACCCAGATCGGCGACGTAGTGGCACATATCGAACGCGACCTGAGCCGGGAGGAGACCGTCCGATACTTCGCCGACGCGTTCAGGGAGTACGGGGGCACCGACCTGTGCCTTATGCTGCCTGGCGGCATGGCAGACGGCCAAATGCATCCTTATGGGATTTCCGGCAAGCTGTACGAAGGGGAGCTGCACGCCAATGAGCTGACCGTGCTCTTGCCCAATGCGGGGAAGCCGGTGCCTACGCTGGCCACTGCGCGCATTTCGGGCGAAGACCTGCGCGCGGTGCTAGAGAGCGGGCGCACGTTCGAGCGGAAGGACGCGTCGAAGGAGGCCCTTGCTCCGTTCCGCTACGAGGTGTCGGGAGCCGAGGTGGACTATGATGCAGACCGCAAAGTGCGATCGCTCAAAGTGAACGGCGTTGAAGTCGCCGACGAAGACGTATTCACGGTGACGTATTTCGACGGGGCGGTCGAAACGTCCCGCTTGACCGATGCGGCGGTGTCGGACGTGAAGCCCGTCCCCGCGTTCACTGCTTGCAAGGCCGCGCGTTGA
- a CDS encoding anaerobic ribonucleoside triphosphate reductase, whose amino-acid sequence MVETIMKRDGRTVEFKQEKIAEAVERAFQACGAMQDRAAAEDIAQRVVDKLESGAIEGAPTVEGVQDLVEETLIESGFVQTAKSYILYRAERSRSRDVNSRLIQTLKDITFSKASDSDMKRENANIDADTAMGTMLKYGSESAKQFYEMCVIDPKFARAHREGDIHIHDMDFYTLTTTCCQIELKKLFKGGFSTGHGVLREPNDIASYAALACIAIQSNQNDQHGGQAICDFDYGLAEGVRKTYRRLYKKHLAEAVDLLLGDSVDDSRAFAQDALARIEAETGVWASLAMDEGFEAAVRAALVEVGASEEAADKAVAYAAKNALGDTDRTTFQAMEALVHNLNTMHSRAGAQTPFSSVNYGMDTSPEGRMVVKNMLLATEEGLGSGETPIFPVQIFRVKEGVNYNPEDPNYDLFKLAMHCSAKRLFPNFSFIDAPFNAQYYKGTPETEIAYMGCRTRVMGNVYDPDREIAPGRGNLSFTSINLPRLAIRSKGDLDLFFDLLDAKLALAVGQLDERFEIQARKHVYNAPFLMGQGVWIDSEKLAPTDEQREVLKHGTLSLGFIGLAETLVALTGKHHGESKASQNLGLEIIGHMRSYLDRLSQERGLNYGLIATPAEGLSGRFVRMDRERYGSIPGITDRDYYTNGFHVPVYYDISAFDKIEIEAPYHALTNAGHISYVELDGDPSENLEAFEAVIRHMKESGIGYGSVNHPVDRDPVCGYNGIIGDVCPKCGRTEAEHGQSFERIRRITGYLVGTLDRFNDAKRAEEGDRVKHQM is encoded by the coding sequence ATGGTCGAGACCATCATGAAGCGCGACGGCCGAACGGTGGAATTCAAGCAGGAGAAGATCGCCGAGGCGGTGGAGCGCGCTTTCCAGGCATGCGGGGCCATGCAGGATCGCGCGGCGGCCGAGGATATCGCGCAGCGCGTGGTGGACAAGCTGGAGAGTGGCGCCATCGAGGGCGCGCCCACGGTTGAGGGCGTGCAGGACCTCGTGGAGGAGACGCTCATCGAGTCCGGCTTCGTCCAGACGGCCAAGTCCTACATCCTGTACCGCGCCGAGCGCAGCCGCTCGCGCGACGTGAACAGCCGCCTCATCCAAACGCTCAAGGACATCACGTTCTCGAAGGCGTCGGACTCTGACATGAAGCGCGAGAACGCCAACATCGACGCCGACACCGCCATGGGCACCATGCTCAAGTACGGCTCGGAGTCGGCCAAGCAGTTCTACGAGATGTGCGTCATCGATCCGAAGTTCGCGCGAGCGCATCGTGAGGGCGACATCCACATCCACGACATGGACTTCTACACCCTCACCACCACGTGCTGCCAAATCGAGCTGAAGAAGCTGTTCAAGGGCGGCTTCTCCACGGGCCACGGCGTGCTGCGCGAGCCCAACGACATCGCCAGCTACGCGGCGCTGGCCTGCATCGCCATCCAGAGCAACCAGAACGACCAGCACGGCGGCCAGGCTATCTGCGACTTCGACTACGGTCTGGCCGAGGGCGTGCGCAAGACGTACCGCCGCCTGTACAAGAAGCATCTGGCCGAAGCCGTCGATCTGCTGCTGGGCGATTCCGTGGACGACTCCCGCGCGTTCGCGCAGGACGCGCTCGCGCGCATCGAGGCGGAGACGGGCGTGTGGGCCAGCCTCGCCATGGACGAGGGCTTCGAGGCCGCCGTGCGCGCGGCGCTCGTGGAGGTCGGCGCCAGCGAGGAGGCCGCCGACAAGGCCGTGGCCTATGCGGCTAAGAACGCCCTGGGCGATACCGACCGCACGACGTTCCAGGCCATGGAGGCGCTCGTGCACAACCTGAACACCATGCACAGCCGCGCCGGCGCGCAGACGCCGTTCAGCTCGGTGAACTACGGCATGGACACCTCGCCCGAGGGTCGCATGGTGGTGAAGAACATGCTGCTGGCCACCGAGGAAGGCCTCGGCTCCGGCGAGACGCCCATCTTCCCCGTGCAGATCTTCCGCGTGAAGGAGGGCGTGAACTACAACCCCGAGGATCCGAACTACGACCTGTTCAAGCTGGCCATGCATTGCTCCGCGAAGCGCCTGTTCCCGAACTTCAGCTTCATCGACGCGCCGTTCAACGCGCAGTACTACAAGGGCACGCCCGAGACAGAGATCGCCTACATGGGCTGCCGTACGCGCGTCATGGGCAACGTGTACGATCCCGATCGCGAGATCGCTCCCGGCCGCGGCAACCTCAGCTTTACGTCCATCAACCTGCCGCGCCTGGCCATCCGCTCGAAGGGCGACCTCGATCTGTTCTTCGACCTCTTGGACGCGAAGCTTGCGCTGGCGGTGGGGCAGCTTGACGAGCGCTTCGAGATCCAGGCGCGCAAGCACGTGTACAACGCGCCGTTCCTCATGGGCCAGGGCGTGTGGATCGATTCCGAGAAGCTGGCGCCTACCGACGAGCAGCGCGAGGTGCTGAAGCACGGCACGTTGTCGCTGGGCTTTATCGGCTTGGCCGAGACGCTGGTGGCGCTGACGGGCAAGCACCACGGCGAGTCGAAGGCTTCGCAGAACCTGGGCCTCGAGATCATCGGCCATATGCGCAGCTACCTCGACCGCCTGTCGCAGGAGCGCGGGCTGAACTACGGCCTCATCGCCACGCCGGCCGAAGGCCTGTCCGGCCGCTTCGTGCGTATGGACCGTGAGCGCTACGGGTCCATCCCCGGCATCACCGATCGCGACTACTACACGAACGGCTTCCACGTGCCGGTGTACTACGACATCAGCGCCTTCGACAAGATAGAGATCGAGGCGCCGTACCATGCGCTGACGAATGCGGGCCATATCTCCTACGTGGAGCTGGACGGCGACCCCAGCGAGAACCTCGAGGCGTTCGAGGCCGTCATCCGGCACATGAAGGAGAGCGGCATCGGCTACGGTTCGGTGAACCATCCGGTGGATCGCGATCCCGTGTGCGGTTACAACGGCATCATCGGAGACGTGTGCCCCAAGTGCGGCCGCACCGAGGCGGAGCACGGCCAGTCGTTCGAGCGCATCCGCCGCATCACCGGTTACCTCGTGGGCACCCTCGACCGCTTCAACGATGCCAAGCGCGCCGAAGAAGGCGACCGCGTGAAGCATCAGATGTAA
- a CDS encoding mechanosensitive ion channel family protein, with the protein MEQLQNYIDAIVRTDWVTTAISAVVILAITAVVARLTRRFLGRVLAINEERDLPSSSIFINIARGAVWITGVCIMLSTCFRVDVSAAITALGIGGIAISLGFQDTLSNLIGGLQVSLLRIIKPGDNIEVGSSTGVVKDITWRHTTIRNGAGEEVLIPNSIISKTALTHLPPTNQVSLAIVVTTEGQHLDEVAEAIERKAGEAAAGIGKVVKQPKLTFSEITAQGYAGSISFSMADSRTTGRAIDAVLRAVAPLTRTAAPDRAEQVLEEAQQEAEEAAAQEAAGHAPTKPKPKPKPTPKQKQRPSFRKRMARALRLGKEEQS; encoded by the coding sequence ATGGAACAGCTTCAAAACTACATCGACGCTATCGTGCGCACCGACTGGGTGACCACGGCCATCTCGGCGGTGGTCATTCTGGCGATCACGGCAGTCGTCGCGCGTCTGACGAGGCGCTTCCTGGGCCGCGTGCTTGCCATCAACGAAGAGCGCGATCTGCCCTCAAGCTCCATCTTCATCAACATCGCCCGCGGAGCCGTGTGGATCACCGGCGTGTGCATCATGCTGTCCACCTGCTTCCGCGTGGACGTGAGCGCCGCCATCACCGCGCTCGGCATCGGCGGCATCGCCATCTCGTTGGGCTTCCAGGACACGCTGTCGAACCTCATCGGAGGTTTGCAGGTCAGCCTGCTGCGCATCATCAAACCCGGCGACAACATCGAGGTGGGCTCGTCCACAGGCGTGGTGAAAGACATCACCTGGCGCCACACCACCATACGCAACGGCGCGGGCGAGGAAGTGCTCATCCCTAACTCCATCATCAGCAAAACCGCTCTCACGCACCTTCCGCCCACGAACCAAGTGAGCTTGGCCATCGTGGTCACCACGGAAGGCCAGCATCTCGACGAAGTGGCCGAGGCTATCGAGCGCAAGGCCGGCGAGGCGGCGGCCGGCATCGGCAAGGTGGTTAAACAGCCGAAGCTCACGTTCTCGGAGATCACCGCGCAGGGCTATGCGGGTTCCATCTCGTTCAGCATGGCCGACAGCCGTACCACGGGCCGTGCAATCGATGCGGTGCTGCGCGCCGTGGCGCCGCTGACCCGAACGGCGGCGCCCGATCGCGCGGAGCAGGTGCTGGAGGAGGCGCAGCAGGAAGCCGAAGAGGCCGCTGCGCAGGAAGCCGCCGGCCATGCGCCGACTAAGCCGAAGCCTAAACCGAAGCCGACTCCCAAGCAGAAGCAGAGGCCGAGCTTCCGCAAGCGCATGGCGCGGGCGCTGCGGCTTGGGAAAGAGGAGCAATCGTGA
- the nrdG gene encoding anaerobic ribonucleoside-triphosphate reductase activating protein, which produces MTPPDTIRLYGTAPDSIVDGPGLRYAVFVQGCSHGCPGCHNPDSQPCAGGTVRAIADVVAEIAANKLVQGVTVSGGEPFEQAAACAALARQVRELGLDVWTYSGYRYEQLEEGIPDPAARDLLDQTDVLVDGPFLQAQHSYQLPWRGSRNQRLIDVPATRARGRIVLWETHEDFPVKPPSW; this is translated from the coding sequence GTGACCCCTCCCGACACTATACGTCTTTACGGCACGGCTCCGGATTCCATCGTCGATGGGCCGGGGCTGCGCTATGCCGTGTTCGTGCAGGGCTGCTCGCACGGCTGTCCTGGGTGCCACAACCCCGACAGCCAGCCCTGCGCGGGCGGCACGGTGCGCGCCATCGCCGACGTGGTGGCGGAGATCGCCGCCAACAAGCTGGTGCAGGGCGTCACCGTGTCGGGCGGCGAGCCGTTCGAGCAGGCCGCCGCGTGCGCCGCATTGGCGCGCCAAGTGCGCGAGCTGGGACTGGACGTGTGGACGTACTCGGGCTACCGCTACGAGCAGCTGGAGGAGGGCATCCCCGATCCGGCCGCGCGCGATCTGCTCGACCAGACCGACGTGCTGGTGGACGGCCCCTTCCTCCAGGCGCAACATTCCTACCAGCTTCCGTGGCGCGGCTCCCGCAACCAACGGTTGATTGACGTTCCCGCCACCCGAGCCCGCGGTCGCATCGTTTTGTGGGAAACTCACGAAGACTTCCCTGTAAAGCCCCCATCGTGGTGA
- a CDS encoding homocysteine S-methyltransferase family protein — protein sequence MPDIALRFHKDMLVLSSPVAVVLARQGFDVEHDLEFANLVEPEAVRDALRLNKMAGAQCLVANTEGIAPARLAHRGMEDRAAEIVRTGLSLARELKSQHVLVEIGPCGLPLDAASKSSLNENRDQYARAAHACDGQEFDAFFLNGFANPADLKCALMGVRQVSGAPVFASVDVDADGMLADGRHTLEDALAVMVDYEASVVGFATAAPLDAAVTFARRASGAGRLPVLAQLIVREHNPKQGDVTHENPYYCPDVLVGAAVQLRAAGAQFLRAAGAATPAYAGALAAASEGFDVVRSDVEE from the coding sequence ATGCCCGATATCGCGCTTCGTTTTCACAAGGACATGCTCGTGCTGTCCTCGCCGGTTGCCGTTGTACTGGCCCGGCAAGGGTTCGACGTGGAACACGATCTCGAATTTGCCAACCTTGTGGAGCCGGAGGCGGTGCGCGATGCGCTGCGCCTCAACAAGATGGCAGGCGCCCAGTGCCTCGTGGCGAACACGGAAGGCATCGCGCCTGCTCGTCTGGCGCATCGCGGCATGGAAGACCGCGCGGCGGAGATCGTGCGCACGGGCTTGTCCCTGGCGCGCGAGCTGAAGTCCCAGCACGTGCTGGTGGAGATCGGCCCGTGCGGCCTCCCCCTCGATGCCGCCAGCAAAAGCTCGCTCAACGAGAACCGCGACCAGTACGCCCGTGCCGCCCACGCCTGCGATGGCCAGGAGTTCGACGCGTTCTTCCTCAACGGGTTCGCCAACCCAGCCGACCTCAAGTGCGCGCTCATGGGCGTGCGCCAGGTGAGCGGCGCGCCGGTGTTCGCGTCGGTGGACGTGGATGCCGACGGCATGCTGGCCGACGGTCGCCATACGCTCGAGGATGCGCTCGCCGTCATGGTGGACTACGAGGCCAGCGTGGTCGGCTTCGCCACGGCGGCTCCGCTCGATGCGGCCGTGACGTTCGCTCGCCGCGCCAGCGGGGCGGGGCGGCTGCCGGTGCTGGCTCAGCTGATCGTGCGCGAGCATAATCCGAAGCAAGGCGACGTTACGCACGAGAACCCGTATTACTGCCCCGATGTGCTGGTAGGGGCGGCCGTGCAGCTGCGTGCGGCCGGAGCCCAGTTCCTGCGTGCGGCCGGTGCCGCCACGCCGGCCTATGCAGGCGCGCTCGCGGCGGCCAGCGAAGGGTTCGACGTTGTGCGCTCGGATGTGGAGGAGTAG
- a CDS encoding DUF2804 domain-containing protein, giving the protein MSEEAMKTMSETRLTEGPLHHLDGKLAECGWATSLLRAYDRDRIKAPKRRIKEWDYYLVNDDEFAVALTVADMGYVGLISASVMDFAQATSHTASVISPFPMGRFKLPATSAEGVTSFENNRVSFRFEVAGGQRRLNVWFAGFDGGDDLTFEAVLDEEPRDSMVISTPWAEDPLAFYYNQKIVAMQARGSFKKGLLVHGFCPENSFGLLDWGRGVWTRDNTWYWAVAQGWQDGRRFGLNLGYGFGDTSAASENMVFIDGAAHKLHRVDFGIPEKTGGAHAKKTADRYQLMQPWHMTDDEGRLDLVFTPLLDRVDWMDFKLIRSDQHQVFGRFDGAVTLDDGSTLLVENLLGSAEVIHNVY; this is encoded by the coding sequence GTGAGCGAGGAGGCGATGAAAACCATGTCCGAAACGCGTTTGACCGAAGGCCCGCTGCACCACCTCGACGGCAAGCTCGCCGAATGCGGATGGGCCACGTCGCTTCTGCGCGCGTACGATCGCGACCGTATCAAGGCGCCGAAGCGCCGCATCAAAGAATGGGACTACTACCTGGTGAACGACGACGAGTTCGCTGTGGCGCTGACCGTCGCCGATATGGGTTACGTGGGGCTCATCTCGGCATCGGTGATGGACTTCGCGCAGGCCACGTCGCATACGGCCAGCGTGATCTCGCCGTTTCCGATGGGGCGCTTCAAGCTGCCCGCCACCTCGGCCGAGGGCGTGACCTCCTTCGAGAACAACCGCGTATCGTTCCGCTTCGAGGTTGCTGGCGGGCAGCGCCGCCTCAACGTGTGGTTCGCGGGCTTCGACGGCGGCGACGACCTGACGTTCGAGGCCGTGCTGGACGAGGAGCCGCGCGATTCGATGGTGATCAGCACGCCATGGGCCGAAGACCCGCTCGCGTTCTACTACAACCAGAAGATCGTCGCCATGCAGGCGAGGGGCAGTTTCAAGAAGGGGCTTTTGGTGCACGGGTTCTGCCCCGAGAACTCGTTCGGCCTGCTGGACTGGGGGCGAGGCGTATGGACGCGCGACAACACGTGGTACTGGGCCGTGGCGCAGGGTTGGCAGGACGGTCGTCGCTTCGGCCTCAACCTGGGCTACGGGTTCGGCGACACGTCGGCGGCTTCCGAGAACATGGTGTTCATCGACGGTGCTGCGCACAAGTTGCACCGCGTGGACTTCGGCATCCCCGAGAAGACGGGCGGTGCGCACGCGAAGAAGACGGCCGATCGCTACCAGCTCATGCAGCCCTGGCATATGACCGACGACGAGGGACGACTCGACCTCGTGTTCACGCCGCTGCTCGACCGTGTGGACTGGATGGACTTCAAGCTGATCCGATCCGACCAGCACCAGGTATTCGGCCGCTTCGACGGTGCGGTGACGCTTGACGACGGTTCCACGCTGCTCGTGGAGAATCTCCTCGGCTCTGCCGAGGTCATCCACAACGTGTACTGA
- a CDS encoding D-2-hydroxyacid dehydrogenase, whose amino-acid sequence MNIVVLEGQVNNPGDLSWDALDRFGTVTVYDRTSRDQLKTRVAEADIVVSSKTEWNVEALGWAPRLKMIALTSTGYNVVDLDAARDAGVIVSNVPAYSTPDVAQMTFALLLELCLHVGEHSNLVMEGDWTRAKDFSFWNTPLVELAGKTMGIVGMGSIGQAVCRIARAFGMPVVFENRSAKPQLESDGVRQVSLNELLAVSDVVTLHAPATPETDRMMNAQTIGRMKDGAYLLNTARGTLVDEQAVVDALRSGKLAGFAADVVSVEPMQPDNPLLQAKGQNIIVTPHIAWATHEARERLLATVTANVGAFVEGAPQNVVN is encoded by the coding sequence ATGAACATCGTGGTCCTCGAAGGACAGGTGAACAACCCCGGCGACTTGAGCTGGGACGCGCTCGACCGGTTCGGCACCGTCACCGTGTACGACCGCACGTCGCGCGATCAGCTGAAAACTCGGGTAGCCGAAGCCGACATCGTCGTGTCGAGCAAGACGGAATGGAACGTCGAGGCGCTCGGCTGGGCTCCTCGCCTCAAGATGATCGCGCTCACCTCCACCGGCTACAACGTGGTGGATCTCGACGCGGCGCGCGATGCGGGCGTGATCGTATCGAACGTGCCCGCCTACTCCACGCCCGACGTGGCGCAGATGACGTTCGCGTTGCTGCTGGAGCTGTGCTTGCATGTAGGAGAGCATTCCAATCTGGTCATGGAAGGCGACTGGACGCGCGCCAAGGACTTCTCGTTCTGGAACACGCCGCTTGTGGAGCTGGCAGGCAAGACGATGGGCATCGTCGGCATGGGAAGCATCGGGCAGGCAGTATGCCGCATCGCGCGTGCTTTCGGCATGCCCGTGGTGTTCGAGAATCGATCGGCAAAACCCCAATTGGAAAGCGATGGCGTGCGTCAAGTGAGCCTCAACGAGCTGCTGGCCGTTTCGGATGTGGTGACCCTGCACGCACCGGCCACGCCCGAAACCGACCGCATGATGAACGCCCAGACCATCGGCCGCATGAAGGACGGCGCATACCTCCTGAACACCGCGCGCGGCACGCTGGTGGACGAGCAGGCCGTGGTGGACGCACTGCGATCCGGCAAGCTGGCGGGTTTCGCAGCCGATGTCGTGTCGGTGGAGCCCATGCAACCCGACAACCCCTTGCTGCAAGCGAAAGGCCAGAACATCATCGTAACGCCCCATATCGCCTGGGCTACCCACGAAGCCCGCGAACGCTTGCTGGCTACCGTGACCGCTAACGTCGGCGCGTTCGTGGAGGGTGCACCGCAAAACGTAGTGAATTAG